A portion of the Leptospira barantonii genome contains these proteins:
- a CDS encoding class I SAM-dependent methyltransferase → MENTWLNKWNERYSQEEFAFGEQPNEYLKEQLEKLNAGTILFAAEGEGRNAVFAAKQGWKVSAFDISIEGQKKAFQLADKNQVTIDYRVGELETLKFQPEQFDAIALIYAHFPSDIKSSLHKILNSYLRKNGVIIFEAFSKNHVGYLAKNPKVGGPTELAMLFSIEELKSDFPNYEIIELTEKEIELNEGLYHNGKGSVIRFVGRKK, encoded by the coding sequence ATGGAAAACACTTGGCTCAATAAATGGAACGAACGATACAGTCAGGAAGAATTCGCATTCGGTGAACAACCGAACGAATATCTGAAAGAACAATTAGAAAAATTGAATGCAGGAACGATTCTTTTCGCCGCGGAAGGAGAGGGAAGAAACGCGGTATTCGCGGCCAAACAAGGATGGAAGGTTTCCGCGTTTGACATCAGCATCGAAGGACAAAAAAAGGCCTTTCAACTTGCGGACAAAAATCAAGTAACGATCGATTATCGAGTCGGCGAATTGGAAACGTTGAAGTTTCAGCCCGAGCAGTTTGACGCGATCGCTTTGATCTACGCGCATTTTCCTTCGGATATAAAGTCCTCTCTTCACAAAATTTTGAATTCTTATCTCCGTAAAAACGGCGTAATCATCTTCGAGGCTTTTAGTAAAAATCACGTGGGTTATCTCGCAAAAAATCCGAAGGTCGGAGGTCCTACCGAACTCGCTATGTTGTTTTCAATCGAAGAATTGAAGTCCGATTTTCCGAACTACGAGATCATCGAGCTTACGGAAAAGGAAATCGAATTGAACGAGGGTCTGTATCACAACGGAAAGGGTTCGGTGATTCGATTCGTGGGTCGCAAAAAGTGA
- a CDS encoding DNA-3-methyladenine glycosylase family protein → MKEKIRKFEKEEFHSICDRLSKKDRELHSILLKYGYPPFWSRKPNFETLVHIILEQQVSLASAKAALVKLKDRIGPVTAQKIILLSDIELRECYFSRQKTAYVRHLADAVLSKRLLLGKLPEKPDEEIRKELVSIKGIGNWTVDVFLLMGLHRSDIFPIGDLALIQSFKKVKNLPADVSKERILSIAETWKPFRSVAAMILWHSYIKDKNIKI, encoded by the coding sequence TTGAAGGAAAAGATTCGAAAGTTCGAAAAGGAAGAATTTCATTCCATCTGCGATCGATTGTCGAAAAAGGACCGCGAGCTACATTCAATTCTTCTTAAATACGGCTATCCTCCGTTTTGGAGCCGCAAACCGAATTTCGAAACCCTGGTTCATATCATCTTGGAGCAACAGGTTTCTCTCGCTTCAGCCAAAGCGGCTTTGGTCAAACTGAAAGACAGGATCGGACCGGTGACGGCGCAAAAGATTATTTTGTTAAGCGACATCGAATTGAGAGAATGTTACTTCAGCAGACAAAAGACCGCGTATGTCCGTCATCTCGCGGACGCGGTTTTATCCAAACGGCTTTTACTCGGCAAGTTGCCCGAAAAACCGGACGAAGAAATCCGAAAGGAACTCGTCTCGATCAAAGGAATCGGAAACTGGACCGTGGACGTTTTTCTTTTGATGGGTTTGCATCGTTCGGATATTTTTCCGATCGGAGATCTTGCGTTGATTCAATCCTTTAAAAAAGTCAAAAACCTACCGGCCGACGTGTCCAAGGAAAGAATTCTTTCCATCGCCGAAACTTGGAAACCGTTTCGTTCCGTCGCGGCGATGATCCTATGGCATTCCTACATTAAGGATAAGAACATTAAGATTTGA
- a CDS encoding TCR/Tet family MFS transporter, producing the protein MNSQRPAALGFIFVTVLIDVIGFGIIIPVLPKLIQELTQGSLSQAAWDGGLLMFAYSLVQFVCAPFVGALSDRFGRRPILLASLFGFALDYLFLAFAPSILWLFVGRVVAGIMGASFTTGYAYIADISPPEKRAENFGILGAAFGLGFIIGPVIGGSLGQFGSRAPFLAAAGFALLNWLFGFFILPESLALENRRKFEWKKANPIGSLINLQRYPMIVGLVVAFFLINTAAHAVQGTWNYYTMEKFQWDEAMVGYSLGVVGLVYAITQGGLIRIILPALGQNRSIYLGLALNSLGYALFALATKSWMMFVFLIPYCLGGIAMPPLQGIMSSQVPANEQGELQGALTSLMSVTAVIGPVLMTGLFSYFTAKGAPVYSPEAPLWMGTILTAVSLWISVGSLRKHHS; encoded by the coding sequence ATGAATTCTCAACGCCCCGCCGCATTAGGTTTTATATTTGTAACGGTCCTCATCGACGTGATCGGTTTCGGAATCATCATTCCCGTATTGCCGAAACTCATACAAGAATTAACTCAGGGAAGTTTGAGCCAAGCCGCATGGGACGGCGGACTTTTGATGTTCGCGTATTCTCTCGTTCAGTTCGTCTGCGCTCCGTTTGTCGGCGCCCTCAGCGATCGATTCGGAAGAAGACCGATTCTACTCGCGTCTCTTTTCGGATTTGCATTGGATTATTTATTTTTGGCGTTCGCTCCTTCCATTCTTTGGCTTTTTGTGGGACGGGTTGTGGCTGGAATTATGGGCGCGAGTTTTACAACCGGTTACGCTTACATCGCCGATATCAGTCCGCCCGAAAAAAGAGCGGAGAATTTCGGAATACTCGGAGCGGCATTCGGTTTGGGATTTATCATCGGACCGGTGATCGGAGGTTCTCTGGGTCAGTTCGGCTCCAGAGCTCCGTTTTTGGCCGCGGCGGGTTTTGCGCTTTTGAATTGGTTGTTCGGGTTTTTCATTCTTCCCGAATCCTTGGCTTTGGAAAATAGAAGAAAGTTCGAATGGAAGAAGGCGAATCCGATCGGTTCGCTTATCAATTTGCAACGTTATCCTATGATCGTCGGTTTGGTAGTTGCGTTTTTTCTAATAAACACCGCAGCTCACGCGGTTCAAGGAACTTGGAATTACTACACGATGGAAAAATTCCAATGGGACGAAGCGATGGTGGGTTATTCTCTCGGAGTTGTGGGTCTTGTTTATGCGATCACACAAGGAGGTTTGATTCGGATCATTCTTCCCGCGTTGGGACAGAACCGAAGTATTTATCTCGGTCTTGCATTGAACTCGCTCGGATACGCGTTATTCGCTCTTGCCACGAAAAGTTGGATGATGTTCGTCTTTTTGATTCCGTATTGTCTCGGTGGAATCGCGATGCCCCCTTTGCAAGGAATCATGTCGTCTCAGGTTCCGGCAAACGAACAGGGAGAATTACAGGGAGCTCTTACGAGTTTGATGAGCGTGACGGCCGTGATCGGACCCGTTTTGATGACCGGTCTTTTTTCCTACTTCACGGCAAAGGGTGCGCCGGTTTATTCTCCCGAAGCTCCTCTTTGGATGGGAACGATTTTGACCGCGGTCAGTCTTTGGATCTCGGTGGGTTCCCTTAGAAAACATCATTCTTAA
- a CDS encoding molybdopterin oxidoreductase family protein, whose translation MCGLRIEVEDGKISAIRGDKEDPFSRGHLCAKGPELKNLYEDPDRLKFPVKRTEQGWVQVTWVEALSETAKALFEIQNKYGNDAVAIYNGNPNVHNYGSMLFGDRFTNRLKTKNQYSATSVDQLPHQLVSYLMFGHQLLIPIPDIDHTKYFLILGGNPFASNGSLMTVPDVKKRLKELQERGGKFVVVDPRKTETASNADEHVFIRPGADAFFLLAILNVFFEKNLVKSSALWDSEELNRIRELSSRYAPSKVEKVTGVDAATIERIALEFTSSESAVCYGRIGVSTQAFGTLSQWLINLVNVLSGNMDKRGGAMFTLPAVDPIDPKGALKSSPGSFHSFHSRVRKLPEFNGELPVAALSDEILTRGEGQVRALVTSAGNPVLSTPNGAKLEEGIQNLEFMVSVDFYINETTKHANYILPPTSTLEHDHYDMIFNVFAVRNTTKYAQPVFEPQPGMLHDWEIFVDLTKRLELLRSGKPLPSELITTKLGPASIIDFALKGGPYGEKGKHNRMLNIQLLKENPHGIDLGPLMTCFPERLLTENKKINLLPKPILEDLPRLASTFEEWSVPENGKNFLLIGRRHLRNNNSWMHNLPKLMTGKNRCTLMIHPDDARSLGIGEEEEVQVESRVGKILIQTEITDEIMPGVVSIPHGFGHGKNGVRLNVASQFAGVSINDLTDEKAIDELSGNAAFSGVPVSIRKS comes from the coding sequence ATGTGTGGTCTTAGAATCGAAGTCGAAGACGGAAAAATTTCGGCGATTCGAGGCGACAAAGAGGATCCGTTTAGCCGAGGTCATCTCTGCGCAAAAGGACCCGAACTCAAAAATCTCTACGAAGATCCGGATCGTCTCAAGTTTCCGGTCAAAAGAACGGAACAAGGTTGGGTTCAAGTGACTTGGGTCGAAGCCCTTTCCGAAACCGCAAAGGCTCTTTTTGAAATCCAAAACAAATACGGAAACGACGCAGTCGCGATTTACAACGGAAATCCGAACGTTCACAACTACGGTTCTATGTTGTTCGGAGATCGTTTTACCAATCGTTTAAAAACGAAAAATCAATATTCCGCGACTTCCGTGGATCAGCTTCCGCATCAGCTCGTTTCCTATCTTATGTTCGGACATCAGCTTTTGATTCCGATCCCGGACATCGATCATACGAAATACTTTCTGATCCTGGGCGGAAATCCGTTTGCGTCTAACGGCAGTTTGATGACCGTTCCCGACGTCAAAAAAAGACTGAAGGAACTTCAGGAACGAGGCGGTAAGTTCGTCGTGGTCGATCCGAGAAAAACGGAAACGGCTTCCAATGCCGACGAACACGTTTTTATCCGTCCCGGAGCCGACGCTTTCTTTTTATTAGCGATTTTGAATGTGTTTTTCGAGAAGAATCTCGTAAAATCCTCCGCGCTTTGGGATTCGGAGGAACTGAACCGGATCCGCGAACTCTCCTCGCGTTATGCGCCTTCCAAAGTGGAAAAAGTCACCGGAGTCGACGCGGCTACGATCGAACGAATCGCGCTGGAATTTACATCTTCCGAAAGCGCGGTTTGTTACGGAAGAATCGGAGTTTCCACACAAGCATTCGGAACTCTTTCCCAGTGGCTCATCAATCTTGTGAACGTTCTGAGCGGGAACATGGACAAACGCGGGGGCGCGATGTTCACCCTTCCCGCGGTGGATCCGATCGATCCGAAAGGAGCGTTAAAAAGTTCTCCGGGTAGTTTCCATTCCTTTCATTCGAGGGTCCGCAAACTTCCCGAGTTCAACGGAGAACTTCCGGTCGCCGCACTTTCCGATGAAATTCTCACTCGGGGAGAAGGTCAGGTCAGAGCGCTTGTCACCTCGGCGGGGAATCCGGTTTTATCCACGCCTAACGGCGCGAAGTTGGAAGAAGGCATTCAAAATCTTGAATTTATGGTTTCCGTGGATTTTTACATCAACGAAACCACAAAACACGCAAACTACATTCTCCCGCCGACTTCGACGTTGGAACACGATCACTACGATATGATCTTTAACGTATTCGCCGTTCGTAATACTACGAAATACGCACAACCGGTTTTCGAACCGCAACCGGGAATGCTTCACGACTGGGAAATTTTTGTGGATCTTACGAAACGTCTCGAGCTTTTACGTTCCGGTAAACCTCTTCCGAGCGAACTCATCACCACCAAACTCGGGCCTGCTTCTATCATCGACTTCGCATTAAAAGGCGGACCGTACGGTGAAAAAGGAAAACACAATCGTATGCTCAACATTCAATTGTTAAAGGAGAATCCTCACGGAATCGACCTCGGTCCTTTGATGACTTGTTTTCCCGAAAGACTTTTGACGGAGAATAAAAAGATAAACCTTCTTCCCAAACCGATCCTCGAAGATCTTCCAAGACTTGCGAGTACGTTCGAAGAATGGTCCGTTCCGGAAAACGGTAAGAATTTTCTTTTGATCGGCAGAAGACATTTAAGAAACAACAATTCCTGGATGCACAATCTTCCCAAATTGATGACCGGTAAAAATCGTTGTACGTTGATGATTCATCCCGACGACGCGCGTTCACTTGGAATCGGCGAAGAGGAAGAGGTTCAAGTGGAATCCAGAGTCGGAAAAATTCTGATTCAAACCGAAATCACGGACGAAATCATGCCGGGTGTTGTGAGTATTCCGCACGGTTTTGGTCACGGAAAAAACGGGGTTCGTTTGAATGTGGCGAGTCAGTTCGCGGGTGTGAGCATCAACGATCTTACGGACGAAAAAGCGATCGACGAACTTTCGGGAAACGCGGCATTCAGCGGCGTCCCCGTAAGCATTCGTAAATCCTAA
- a CDS encoding ankyrin repeat domain-containing protein — translation MSLSEHELQEALSKAILSQEESKIQELISAGADPNRITYVKSLEVPLWFSALPISFSGGVSFKSKSLSVLLQNGADIHASNGKGSNALSSLVYYCKDIERFSEAVKVLVSFGMNLNQGKETGKTILYSAVYARDFKKVKFLLEQGVDPNTVDIKDGESPLIRACINSDKGQDEILKIVDALITAGADVNVHETWTGRSSLMWAVRQGNLDVAKLLAKAGADLKAENPKENLNAYLTALELKHYDIVEWLDGLGAKDTSARPYRALQYKNIQKEEWKESIAAGLKAKDVFPDDWKVPYNIAFAYWKLGALVESGQWAQKTLEIEFNLGALNLIFTNYIHKSDPEGALSVWKKYKAQVMEDKGNSGDKGNVLTNVLWAYYATKKYSEAIEDLGNPWSISTDENTFFLNLACIYVALGDTASAIRAVMETLRRKYPIDKLKKDADLEPLAGTTAFRVLIDNVNNPHVSETVSRGNDFIELIWNDDEVIERNQFAEEEISQNVFKFDSPHEALLKFAELEDEHIGTGWKLDSSKVLDVEDDLAAELNEVLMEYADSQKADLGALLLEWDYEDDGFSYYLCLETYQNLEKARKRYSEYHGTDRNTVYENNLEHRDRIYAQVSFERMIDRLIQGEGFQKVKKLPLFFFVHAEHDSGNEFSVERKV, via the coding sequence ATGTCCCTATCCGAACACGAATTACAAGAAGCACTTTCCAAGGCCATTCTCAGCCAAGAAGAATCGAAGATTCAAGAACTGATTTCCGCAGGCGCCGATCCGAATCGTATAACGTATGTTAAAAGTCTGGAAGTTCCTCTTTGGTTCAGCGCTTTGCCGATCAGTTTTTCAGGCGGTGTTTCCTTTAAGTCGAAATCTCTTTCGGTGCTTCTTCAAAACGGAGCCGACATACACGCATCCAACGGAAAAGGAAGCAACGCTCTTTCCAGTCTTGTATATTATTGTAAGGACATCGAAAGGTTTTCCGAAGCCGTAAAAGTTCTCGTTTCATTCGGTATGAATCTGAATCAAGGAAAGGAAACCGGAAAAACCATTCTTTACAGCGCGGTATATGCGAGAGATTTTAAGAAAGTAAAATTCTTACTCGAACAAGGCGTCGATCCGAATACGGTCGATATCAAAGACGGAGAATCTCCTTTGATCCGCGCTTGTATCAATTCCGATAAGGGTCAGGACGAAATCTTAAAGATCGTGGACGCGTTGATTACAGCGGGCGCGGACGTAAACGTTCACGAAACTTGGACGGGACGATCTTCTTTGATGTGGGCGGTTCGACAAGGGAATTTGGACGTTGCAAAACTTTTAGCAAAGGCGGGGGCCGATCTAAAGGCGGAAAATCCAAAAGAGAATCTAAACGCGTATTTGACCGCATTGGAATTAAAACACTACGACATCGTAGAATGGTTGGACGGACTGGGCGCAAAAGATACATCCGCACGACCTTACAGAGCTTTACAATATAAGAATATTCAAAAAGAAGAATGGAAAGAATCGATTGCCGCCGGTCTCAAAGCGAAGGACGTTTTCCCGGACGATTGGAAGGTCCCGTATAATATCGCGTTTGCATATTGGAAACTGGGTGCCTTGGTGGAATCCGGTCAATGGGCGCAGAAAACCCTCGAAATAGAATTCAATCTGGGCGCCTTGAATTTGATTTTTACGAATTACATTCACAAATCCGATCCGGAAGGAGCTCTTTCCGTTTGGAAAAAATACAAGGCTCAGGTTATGGAGGACAAAGGCAACAGCGGCGACAAGGGAAACGTTTTAACGAACGTCCTTTGGGCTTATTATGCGACAAAAAAATATTCCGAGGCGATCGAAGATCTGGGAAATCCTTGGAGCATTTCCACGGATGAGAATACCTTTTTTCTCAACTTGGCCTGCATTTATGTTGCGTTAGGCGATACGGCGTCGGCGATTCGGGCGGTTATGGAAACTCTTCGTCGCAAATATCCGATCGATAAGTTGAAGAAGGACGCCGATCTAGAACCTTTGGCGGGAACGACCGCGTTTCGAGTGTTGATCGACAACGTAAACAATCCGCATGTCAGCGAAACCGTTTCTCGCGGAAACGATTTCATCGAACTGATCTGGAACGACGACGAAGTCATCGAACGCAATCAGTTTGCGGAAGAGGAAATTTCTCAGAACGTTTTTAAGTTCGATTCTCCACACGAAGCCTTGCTTAAGTTCGCCGAACTGGAGGACGAACATATCGGAACCGGTTGGAAATTGGATTCTTCCAAAGTCCTGGATGTAGAAGACGATTTAGCGGCGGAGCTAAACGAAGTTTTGATGGAGTATGCGGATTCTCAAAAAGCGGATTTAGGCGCTTTGCTTCTCGAATGGGATTATGAAGACGACGGATTCTCCTATTATCTTTGTCTCGAAACCTATCAAAACTTGGAAAAGGCCCGCAAACGATATTCGGAATACCACGGTACGGATCGGAATACGGTCTACGAAAACAATCTCGAACATCGGGATCGGATTTACGCGCAGGTTTCTTTTGAAAGAATGATCGACCGTTTGATCCAAGGAGAAGGTTTTCAAAAGGTGAAGAAACTTCCTTTGTTTTTCTTTGTTCACGCCGAGCATGATTCGGGGAACGAATTCTCGGTCGAACGAAAGGTTTGA
- a CDS encoding TlpA family protein disulfide reductase, with protein sequence MFLFLFLILSLGTLGAEPISNFAFYNLKEERIVLSNSLENFSEKDVLILNFTGSQCKPCKEQVPVLLNLTAQTNLSTVGKWKTHLWIVFVGDDFRTGKEYSDLLKLGGIAESLVDPLSSSYSQAKIKGVPTVFILNRNREILFQSEGYTPAGVASLKNFLSSLGK encoded by the coding sequence ATGTTCTTATTTTTGTTTTTGATTCTTTCTTTGGGAACCCTCGGCGCCGAACCTATTTCTAATTTCGCCTTTTATAATCTAAAAGAGGAAAGAATCGTTCTTTCCAATTCGCTTGAGAATTTTTCGGAAAAGGACGTTCTCATCCTGAACTTTACGGGTTCTCAGTGTAAACCCTGCAAGGAACAGGTTCCCGTTCTTTTGAATCTTACCGCACAAACCAATCTTTCCACAGTGGGAAAATGGAAAACACATCTCTGGATCGTGTTCGTAGGGGACGATTTTCGAACCGGAAAAGAATATTCAGATTTACTAAAGTTAGGCGGAATTGCCGAGTCGCTCGTCGATCCTTTGTCTTCGAGTTATTCTCAGGCGAAGATCAAGGGTGTACCCACGGTTTTTATTTTGAATCGGAATCGGGAAATTCTTTTTCAATCGGAAGGATATACTCCGGCCGGGGTCGCTTCTCTGAAGAATTTTTTGAGTTCGCTCGGAAAATAG
- a CDS encoding pirin family protein — MKIISAILKDLGDNFRVRRILPSIEARHVGPFVFVDHMGPVPIQTGKELSVRPHPHIGLATITYLYDGVIFHRDSIGSETAIRPYEVNWMTAGNGIAHSERSQLDSQYTFLEGIQTWVALPKEYEEVDAEFFHLDRKDIPVIHGDGWELRLAAGEFLGKKSPVKVYSTLFYADLETKPNAKGEWKIPDDQESALYVARGSLKIQGQTIGIGQMAVFAPGETIEFSSEEGSRAILLGGIPFPEQRHLWWNFVSTSLERIEKAKLEWKEERFPKVPGETERIPLPEPKL; from the coding sequence ATGAAAATCATTTCAGCAATCCTCAAAGATCTCGGAGACAATTTTCGAGTTCGAAGAATTCTTCCCTCGATCGAAGCGCGTCACGTCGGACCGTTCGTATTCGTGGATCACATGGGACCCGTTCCGATTCAAACCGGAAAAGAACTTTCGGTTCGTCCTCATCCTCATATAGGACTTGCGACGATTACGTATTTGTATGACGGAGTTATTTTTCACAGAGACAGCATCGGGTCCGAGACTGCGATTCGTCCTTACGAAGTCAATTGGATGACCGCGGGGAACGGGATCGCACACAGCGAACGTTCTCAGTTGGATTCTCAATACACTTTTTTGGAAGGAATTCAAACCTGGGTCGCGCTTCCAAAAGAATACGAAGAAGTGGACGCTGAATTTTTTCACCTCGATCGCAAGGACATTCCGGTCATTCACGGAGACGGATGGGAACTCAGACTTGCCGCCGGAGAATTCTTAGGAAAAAAATCTCCCGTAAAAGTTTATTCAACTTTGTTCTACGCGGACTTGGAAACAAAACCAAACGCAAAGGGAGAATGGAAAATTCCAGACGATCAGGAATCCGCGTTGTATGTCGCTCGAGGAAGTTTGAAGATACAAGGTCAGACGATCGGAATCGGTCAGATGGCGGTGTTCGCGCCCGGTGAAACCATAGAGTTTTCCTCCGAAGAAGGAAGCAGGGCGATTCTTTTAGGCGGCATTCCGTTTCCGGAACAAAGACATCTTTGGTGGAATTTCGTTTCGACTTCCTTGGAAAGAATCGAAAAGGCGAAACTGGAATGGAAGGAAGAACGTTTTCCAAAAGTTCCGGGCGAAACGGAACGAATTCCGTTGCCCGAACCTAAATTATAA
- a CDS encoding DUF1566 domain-containing protein, with amino-acid sequence MENRFRNGIINSVLRNFEGKYTIVDDESLAILYKKVALLQKLDCSDEICMKQIADAIDANEVISGNISSKNGLVYVSLRNQTRDSKTLNYSIKSTFQMEFPEFLLDYYAGESGKKLLDNRYNLDPNQIPASTNGNLSVAFLKIKPVPGTNLNSMEFKTSDKILEGVLDEVREELDEAAKQSLSKEFSESTQTYDRILRAFNDRLSEESLKKLEPFVREIQSSITNNYSLEYKEKINEADQNLFVAGQGNSEDLQKRLVDYISLGEEYSSKVPEKHKQLQIQQSIQERKDKVELALFSLKEKEADQAYSRFDFSLSSKLYANLLKEIADKNSVPYKSMRETIEKKSETAERTGRSHLTNRLETLYLLIEKEFTAEALADTEDEKETHQVRIHDALADGIVTLAKSEFAGLLQFERIKKEIKRVNQKLKNPISLQEQIDSLLHEGLETRNPTQIVNSHQLGADWESKTGLFWGSAKSKLKEILETTAELSNPNREFKKLLNIHFQGETNPSSPKMGAKSNVDQNASSSSNPGASQNTSKNTFQSLNIQKTNSEKKRIKRQSSSKDKFWEISEGSYNWYQASQICDSKDLRLPTIEELEDSYENGETESWTENDADKRYWSSTVSVGENGAYNLDVFKGEIRWDHLSNYAGVRCVR; translated from the coding sequence TTGGAGAATCGATTTCGAAACGGGATCATCAATTCCGTCCTTAGAAACTTCGAAGGAAAATACACGATCGTAGACGACGAATCCCTCGCCATTCTTTATAAAAAAGTTGCCCTCCTTCAGAAGTTGGATTGTTCCGATGAAATCTGTATGAAACAGATCGCGGACGCAATCGACGCGAACGAAGTGATCTCCGGAAACATCTCCTCGAAAAACGGACTCGTATATGTTTCTCTTCGCAATCAGACAAGAGATTCAAAAACCTTAAACTATTCGATCAAGTCCACGTTTCAAATGGAGTTTCCGGAATTTCTTTTGGATTATTACGCGGGAGAATCCGGTAAAAAACTTTTAGACAATCGTTACAATCTGGATCCGAATCAGATCCCCGCTTCGACAAACGGAAACTTAAGCGTGGCCTTCTTAAAAATCAAACCCGTTCCCGGCACGAACCTAAACTCTATGGAATTCAAAACCTCGGATAAAATCCTCGAAGGAGTTTTGGACGAGGTAAGGGAAGAATTGGACGAGGCCGCAAAACAAAGTCTTTCCAAAGAATTTTCGGAATCCACACAAACATACGATCGAATCCTAAGAGCGTTTAACGATCGTCTTTCGGAAGAATCCCTAAAAAAGTTGGAACCTTTCGTTCGCGAAATCCAATCAAGCATCACGAACAACTACAGTTTGGAATATAAGGAAAAGATAAACGAAGCCGATCAAAATCTTTTCGTAGCGGGACAAGGAAACTCGGAGGATCTGCAAAAACGTCTCGTCGATTATATTTCTCTCGGAGAGGAATATTCTTCCAAGGTTCCCGAAAAACACAAACAACTTCAGATTCAACAAAGCATTCAGGAAAGAAAGGACAAGGTGGAACTGGCCTTGTTTTCTCTAAAGGAAAAAGAGGCGGACCAGGCGTATTCCCGATTCGACTTTTCCCTTTCTTCCAAACTATATGCAAATCTTCTAAAGGAGATTGCGGATAAGAATTCCGTTCCTTACAAATCCATGCGGGAAACGATCGAAAAAAAATCGGAGACCGCGGAAAGAACGGGCCGTTCTCATCTGACCAATCGTTTGGAAACGCTTTATCTTTTGATCGAAAAGGAATTCACCGCGGAAGCTCTGGCCGATACGGAGGATGAAAAGGAAACCCATCAGGTTCGGATTCACGACGCCTTGGCCGACGGAATCGTGACACTCGCCAAATCGGAGTTCGCCGGTCTTTTGCAGTTTGAAAGAATCAAAAAAGAAATCAAACGTGTGAATCAAAAACTGAAGAATCCGATTTCGCTTCAGGAACAGATCGATTCTCTTTTACACGAGGGTTTGGAAACGAGAAACCCGACTCAGATCGTAAACAGTCATCAACTCGGAGCCGACTGGGAAAGTAAAACCGGTCTTTTTTGGGGTTCCGCAAAATCCAAACTCAAGGAAATTCTCGAAACTACTGCGGAGCTCTCCAATCCGAATCGAGAATTTAAAAAACTTTTGAACATTCATTTTCAGGGAGAAACAAATCCGAGTTCTCCGAAAATGGGCGCAAAGTCGAACGTCGACCAGAACGCGAGTTCAAGCTCAAATCCGGGTGCGAGTCAGAATACGTCCAAAAACACATTCCAATCTTTGAATATTCAAAAAACGAATTCCGAAAAGAAACGAATCAAAAGACAATCCTCGTCCAAGGATAAATTTTGGGAGATTTCGGAGGGAAGTTACAATTGGTATCAGGCGAGTCAGATCTGCGACTCCAAGGATCTTCGTCTTCCTACGATCGAGGAGCTCGAGGATTCTTACGAAAACGGAGAAACCGAATCCTGGACCGAAAACGACGCCGATAAACGATATTGGTCTTCGACCGTTTCCGTCGGAGAAAACGGAGCCTACAACCTGGACGTATTCAAGGGAGAAATCCGTTGGGATCACCTCAGCAACTACGCGGGCGTTCGTTGCGTGAGATGA